From Segatella copri, the proteins below share one genomic window:
- the mscL gene encoding large-conductance mechanosensitive channel protein MscL: MSKFLNEFKEFAMRGNVLDMAVGVIIGGAFGKIVSSVVDDVIMPPIGWLIGGVNFADLKFTLPTVNVGGEELKAATINYGNFLQTCFDFLIVAFCIFMLIKVVNKISKKKEEEKPAEAPKDPEPSNEEKLLMEIRDLLKNQK; the protein is encoded by the coding sequence ATGAGTAAATTTTTGAATGAATTCAAGGAATTCGCCATGCGTGGCAATGTGCTCGACATGGCTGTCGGTGTTATCATCGGTGGTGCCTTTGGCAAAATCGTGAGCTCCGTTGTTGATGACGTCATCATGCCTCCTATAGGATGGCTGATTGGCGGCGTGAATTTCGCCGACCTCAAATTCACCCTACCTACTGTCAATGTAGGAGGTGAGGAACTGAAGGCGGCTACCATCAACTACGGTAACTTCCTCCAGACCTGTTTCGACTTCCTCATCGTTGCCTTCTGTATCTTCATGCTCATCAAGGTGGTGAACAAGATTTCCAAGAAGAAGGAAGAGGAAAAACCGGCAGAAGCTCCTAAGGATCCGGAGCCAAGCAATGAAGAAAAACTCCTCATGGAAATACGTGATCTCCTGAAGAACCAGAAATAA
- the gap gene encoding type I glyceraldehyde-3-phosphate dehydrogenase, producing MIKIGINGFGRIGRFVFRSTVEAENAKEVQVVAINDLCPVDYMAYMLKYDTMHGHFDGTIEADVEKSELIVNGNHIRVTAERDPENLKWDEVGAEYVVESTGLFLAYDKAEKHLKAGAKYVVLSAPSKADANGNQADMFVCGVNTDKYNGQKIVSNASCTTNCLAPIAKVLNDNFGIETGLMTTVHSTTATQKTVDGPSMKDWRGGRAAAGNIIPSSTGAAKAVGKVIPELNGKLTGISMRVPTLDVSVVDLTVNLKKPASKEAICAAMKAASEGELKGVLGYTEDAVVSSDFLGCALTSIFDANAGVYLTDNFVKVVSWYDNEIGYSHKVVELIKIMKKHNG from the coding sequence ATGATTAAGATTGGTATTAACGGATTTGGCCGTATCGGTCGTTTCGTATTCCGTTCTACAGTTGAGGCTGAGAACGCAAAGGAAGTACAGGTAGTAGCTATCAATGACTTGTGCCCAGTTGATTACATGGCTTACATGTTGAAGTATGATACAATGCACGGTCATTTCGACGGTACTATCGAGGCTGACGTTGAGAAGAGCGAGTTGATCGTTAACGGTAACCACATCCGTGTTACTGCTGAGCGTGATCCTGAGAACTTGAAGTGGGATGAGGTTGGTGCTGAGTACGTAGTTGAGTCTACAGGTCTCTTCCTCGCTTACGACAAGGCTGAGAAGCACTTGAAGGCTGGTGCTAAGTATGTAGTACTTTCTGCTCCTTCTAAGGCTGACGCTAACGGTAACCAGGCTGATATGTTCGTTTGCGGTGTTAACACTGACAAGTACAATGGTCAGAAGATCGTTTCTAACGCTTCTTGTACAACAAACTGCTTGGCTCCTATCGCTAAGGTATTGAACGATAACTTCGGTATCGAGACAGGTTTGATGACAACTGTTCACTCTACAACTGCTACACAGAAGACTGTTGACGGTCCATCTATGAAGGACTGGCGCGGTGGCCGTGCAGCTGCTGGCAACATCATCCCTTCTTCTACAGGTGCTGCTAAGGCTGTAGGTAAGGTTATCCCTGAGTTGAACGGTAAGTTGACAGGTATCTCTATGCGTGTTCCTACTTTGGACGTATCTGTTGTTGACTTGACAGTTAACTTGAAGAAGCCTGCTTCTAAGGAGGCTATCTGCGCTGCTATGAAGGCTGCTTCTGAGGGTGAGTTGAAGGGTGTACTCGGTTACACAGAGGATGCTGTTGTTTCTTCTGACTTCTTGGGTTGCGCTTTGACATCTATCTTCGACGCTAACGCAGGTGTTTATTTGACAGACAACTTCGTTAAGGTTGTTTCTTGGTATGACAACGAGATTGGTTACTCACACAAGGTTGTTGAGTTGATCAAGATCATGAAGAAGCACAACGGTTAA
- the miaA gene encoding tRNA (adenosine(37)-N6)-dimethylallyltransferase MiaA, translating to MKYSMITILGPTASGKTSLAAALAARINSLGAHLSGTPAKGAEIISADSRQVYRGMDIGTGKDLADYTIHGKQIPYHLIDICEPGTKYNLFEYQQDFYDAYQDIQKRGAFPILCGGTGLYIESVLKGYHLSPVPQNPELRESLAHKSLEELTLILKELKAKTGSNMHNRTDVDTAQRAIRAIEIESYNLEHPMPERELPAVDSLIIGVSIDRDARREKISRRLKQRLDEGMVDEIKGLLDRGIPAENLIYYGLEYKFITEYVIGKTSYDEMYRGLEIAIHQFAKRQMTWFRGMERRGFTIHWVDALQPMEKKVETVLELMRS from the coding sequence ATGAAATATTCGATGATAACCATATTGGGACCTACGGCGAGTGGTAAGACGAGTCTTGCTGCCGCTCTTGCAGCCAGGATCAATAGCCTGGGTGCCCATTTGTCGGGTACCCCTGCCAAGGGCGCTGAAATCATTAGTGCTGACAGCCGGCAGGTATATCGCGGCATGGATATAGGTACGGGTAAGGATCTGGCTGACTATACTATTCATGGCAAGCAGATACCTTATCACCTTATTGACATCTGTGAGCCTGGTACGAAATATAATCTCTTTGAATATCAGCAGGATTTTTATGATGCCTATCAGGATATTCAGAAGAGAGGGGCATTTCCGATATTATGTGGAGGTACAGGACTCTATATTGAGTCGGTGCTGAAAGGTTATCATCTCTCACCTGTTCCGCAGAACCCGGAACTCCGTGAATCATTGGCTCATAAGAGTTTAGAGGAACTTACGCTGATACTGAAAGAGCTGAAGGCGAAAACGGGTTCTAATATGCACAATCGCACAGACGTGGATACAGCACAGCGAGCTATCCGGGCGATAGAGATTGAAAGCTATAATCTGGAGCATCCGATGCCCGAACGTGAACTCCCTGCGGTTGATTCGCTGATTATCGGTGTCAGCATAGACCGGGACGCAAGAAGGGAGAAAATTTCACGGAGACTGAAACAGCGATTGGATGAGGGAATGGTAGATGAAATCAAGGGACTGCTAGATCGTGGTATTCCTGCCGAAAATCTCATCTATTATGGTTTGGAATATAAGTTTATTACAGAATATGTAATCGGTAAGACTTCATACGATGAGATGTATCGCGGTCTGGAAATAGCAATCCATCAGTTTGCCAAAAGGCAGATGACGTGGTTCAGAGGTATGGAGCGTAGAGGCTTTACTATCCATTGGGTAGATGCATTGCAGCCAATGGAGAAAAAGGTGGAGACGGTTTTGGAGCTGATGAGGAGCTAG
- a CDS encoding diacylglycerol/lipid kinase family protein: protein MVNENKWGLLYCPRGGWRSNKRWEKIEKVLKQQGVDYDFVQSENQKSVERLIRMFINNGYKTIVIVGGDSALNDAVNCLMQIDPKEREEVALGVIPNGLMNDFAHFWGFSDSDIEKTVASLKKRRIRKIDLGCIRYVNKKGEKCRRYFLNCINIGLIAAIMNLRRKTHHIFGSRTLSFLCSFILMIFQRLDYKMHVKINSDVIKRRVMTMCIGNGTGYGQTPNAVPYNGLLDVSVVSHPKTTQLFEGIYLFVKGKFLNHKSVHPYRTREVEVLDAQHALIGIDGRLMNTPVGPFQITVIQEVINFLIPV from the coding sequence ATGGTAAACGAGAATAAATGGGGGCTGCTTTATTGCCCTAGAGGAGGCTGGCGAAGTAACAAGCGCTGGGAAAAAATAGAGAAGGTGCTCAAGCAGCAGGGCGTGGATTACGACTTTGTGCAGAGCGAGAATCAGAAGAGCGTAGAACGGCTCATCAGAATGTTTATCAACAATGGTTATAAGACCATTGTCATCGTTGGTGGAGATTCTGCGCTCAATGATGCCGTAAACTGTCTGATGCAAATAGATCCGAAAGAAAGAGAAGAGGTGGCACTGGGTGTTATTCCTAACGGACTGATGAACGACTTTGCCCACTTCTGGGGATTCAGCGACAGCGATATCGAGAAGACGGTGGCGTCGCTGAAAAAACGTCGTATCAGAAAGATTGACCTCGGTTGTATCCGCTATGTGAATAAGAAGGGGGAGAAATGCCGTCGCTATTTCCTCAACTGTATCAATATCGGACTCATTGCCGCCATCATGAACCTGAGACGAAAAACCCATCATATCTTCGGTTCACGTACCCTGTCGTTTCTCTGTTCCTTCATCCTGATGATATTCCAGCGTCTGGACTATAAGATGCATGTGAAAATCAATTCGGATGTTATCAAGCGTAGAGTGATGACGATGTGTATAGGCAATGGAACAGGATATGGACAGACTCCGAATGCTGTGCCATATAACGGACTGCTCGATGTGTCGGTGGTATCTCATCCTAAGACAACCCAGCTTTTCGAGGGAATCTATCTTTTTGTGAAAGGTAAGTTCCTCAACCATAAGAGTGTGCATCCTTACCGTACCCGAGAGGTAGAGGTGCTCGATGCCCAGCATGCCCTGATAGGTATTGATGGCAGATTGATGAATACACCGGTAGGCCCATTCCAGATTACTGTAATTCAGGAGGTTATCAACTTCCTGATACCCGTATAA
- a CDS encoding Crp/Fnr family transcriptional regulator translates to MAARGKYDKENIAMLIAKLWGGITDDQFDLLKEHLEIKKYKKNEIIYKNEGTPEYALCLIAGKVKIYKEGIGGKSQIIRVIKPIEFFGFRAYFADEIYKTAAMSLENCVVAQFPLAVLMKLISKSFNIGFFFIKYLSVEIGKSDDRTVNLTQKHIRARLAEGLIFLKDSYGLEKDGKTLDIRLSREDLANLCNMTTSNAIRTLSAFTAEELINTEGRKIKILQEEEIIKIAELG, encoded by the coding sequence ATGGCAGCTAGAGGAAAATACGATAAAGAAAATATAGCAATGCTGATTGCTAAGCTATGGGGAGGCATCACTGATGACCAGTTCGATTTACTGAAAGAACATCTGGAAATCAAGAAGTATAAGAAGAACGAAATCATCTACAAGAACGAGGGTACTCCCGAATATGCACTATGTCTCATAGCGGGAAAAGTGAAGATATACAAAGAAGGTATCGGTGGCAAGAGCCAGATTATCCGTGTTATCAAACCGATTGAGTTCTTTGGTTTCAGAGCCTATTTTGCAGATGAGATATACAAGACGGCAGCCATGTCGCTGGAAAACTGCGTCGTTGCCCAGTTCCCGCTGGCAGTTCTCATGAAACTGATCTCCAAGAGTTTCAACATCGGCTTCTTCTTTATCAAATATCTCAGTGTGGAAATAGGTAAATCGGACGACCGTACCGTGAACCTCACCCAGAAACATATCCGTGCCCGACTTGCCGAGGGACTGATATTTCTGAAAGACTCTTATGGGTTAGAAAAAGACGGAAAAACTCTTGACATCCGATTGAGTCGTGAAGATCTGGCAAATCTCTGTAATATGACAACGAGCAATGCCATCCGTACGCTCTCAGCCTTTACGGCAGAAGAACTCATCAATACAGAAGGAAGAAAAATCAAAATCTTACAGGAAGAAGAAATCATAAAAATAGCAGAACTCGGATAA
- a CDS encoding glycogen debranching enzyme N-terminal domain-containing protein yields MSYLKFEKALMTNLQESLPKELLRTNRSGAYSCSTIVDCNTRKYHGLLVVPVPELDDENHVLLSSLDVTVIQHGAEFNLGLHKYQGNNYSPMGHKYIREFDCDKVPTTLYRVGGVILKKEVVFQHYENRILIRYTLVDGHSATTLRFRPFLAFRSVRQFTHENATASRDYAEVDHGIKTCMYAGYPDLYMQFSKKNEFKFCPDWYRGVEYPKEQERGYASNEDLYVPGYFEMDIKKGETIVFAASTSEIKAVSLKKLFDKEVDERSPRDNFFHCLVNAAHQFHRREKNDDRYILAGYPWFKCRARDTFIALPGLTLSIEEDDYFELVMKTAMKGYYEFMEGKPVSVHIAEIEQPDVPLWAVWALQQYAKETSKEECFKKYGQFIKDVISFIQDNKHPNLKLEENGLLYTDGKDKAVTWMNSTANGRPVVPRTGYIVEFNALWYNALCFCASLAATVGEEDSQQKLLAQAELTKQAFLDTFLNEYGYLYDYVDGNMMDWSVRPNMIFAVAFDYSPLSQDQKKQVLDICTRELLTPKGLRSLSPKSGGYNPVYVGPQTQRDYAYHQGTAWPWLGGFYMEASLKLYKRTRLSFIERQMVGYEDEMSSHCLGTISELFDGNPPFAGRGAISFAMNVAEILRALELLEKYQY; encoded by the coding sequence ATGAGTTATCTAAAATTCGAAAAGGCCCTTATGACGAATCTTCAAGAGTCGTTGCCTAAGGAGTTGTTGAGAACAAATCGCTCGGGTGCATATTCGTGCTCAACGATTGTAGACTGTAATACCCGCAAGTATCACGGATTACTTGTCGTGCCGGTTCCAGAACTGGACGATGAGAATCATGTGCTCTTGAGTTCGCTGGATGTTACAGTAATTCAGCATGGCGCTGAGTTTAATCTCGGCTTGCACAAGTACCAGGGCAACAACTATAGTCCGATGGGCCACAAGTACATTCGTGAGTTTGATTGTGATAAAGTGCCAACTACCCTTTATCGCGTAGGTGGTGTTATCCTGAAAAAGGAAGTTGTATTCCAGCATTATGAGAATCGCATTCTGATTCGCTATACGCTGGTAGACGGCCATTCGGCTACAACCCTTCGTTTCCGTCCATTCTTGGCTTTCCGCAGTGTCCGTCAGTTTACTCATGAGAATGCTACCGCATCTCGTGATTATGCTGAGGTAGATCATGGCATCAAGACCTGTATGTATGCAGGTTATCCTGATCTCTATATGCAGTTCTCCAAGAAGAACGAGTTTAAATTCTGTCCAGATTGGTATCGTGGCGTGGAATATCCGAAGGAGCAGGAGAGAGGTTATGCTTCTAACGAAGACCTCTATGTTCCTGGCTATTTTGAAATGGATATCAAGAAAGGCGAAACCATCGTCTTTGCTGCTTCTACCTCAGAAATCAAGGCGGTCAGCCTGAAGAAGCTCTTCGACAAGGAAGTGGATGAGCGTTCGCCTCGTGACAATTTCTTCCACTGTCTGGTCAATGCAGCTCATCAGTTCCATCGTCGTGAAAAGAACGATGACCGTTATATCCTGGCAGGTTACCCTTGGTTCAAGTGCCGTGCCCGCGATACATTCATCGCTCTTCCGGGTCTCACCCTCTCTATCGAGGAAGATGACTACTTCGAACTGGTGATGAAGACTGCCATGAAGGGATACTACGAGTTTATGGAAGGCAAGCCGGTCAGCGTTCATATTGCTGAGATAGAGCAGCCTGACGTGCCATTGTGGGCTGTCTGGGCTTTGCAGCAGTATGCCAAGGAAACCAGCAAGGAAGAATGCTTCAAGAAGTATGGACAGTTTATCAAGGATGTTATCAGCTTTATCCAGGATAACAAGCATCCGAACCTGAAGCTCGAAGAGAACGGATTGCTCTATACCGATGGTAAGGACAAGGCTGTTACCTGGATGAACTCTACTGCCAACGGCAGACCAGTGGTTCCACGTACCGGATATATCGTAGAGTTTAATGCTTTGTGGTATAACGCTTTGTGTTTCTGTGCTTCTCTTGCTGCAACAGTAGGCGAAGAAGACAGCCAGCAGAAACTCCTGGCTCAGGCTGAGCTGACCAAGCAGGCGTTCCTCGATACCTTCCTCAATGAATATGGCTATCTCTACGATTATGTTGATGGAAATATGATGGACTGGAGCGTTCGCCCGAACATGATATTTGCAGTGGCTTTCGACTATTCTCCATTGTCGCAAGACCAGAAGAAGCAGGTTCTTGATATCTGTACACGCGAACTCCTTACTCCTAAGGGATTGCGTTCACTCTCGCCAAAGAGCGGTGGATATAATCCTGTTTATGTAGGTCCGCAGACCCAGCGCGACTATGCTTACCATCAGGGTACGGCATGGCCATGGCTCGGTGGCTTCTATATGGAGGCAAGTCTGAAACTCTATAAGCGTACCCGTTTGAGCTTTATCGAACGCCAGATGGTAGGTTATGAGGACGAAATGTCTTCCCACTGTCTCGGTACCATCAGTGAACTCTTCGATGGAAACCCTCCATTCGCAGGTCGTGGTGCCATCTCTTTCGCCATGAATGTGGCTGAGATTCTGCGTGCGCTCGAGTTACTTGAAAAATATCAATATTAA
- a CDS encoding glycosyltransferase family 4 protein — translation MKVLMFGWEYPPHVFGGLATANFGISQGLHAQGDVDITLCLPHPFGDEDRSACKIVAMNSVPIAWRDVNHDYVQQRVGNIMNPDDYFRYRDHIYADFNYMHVNDLGCMDFAGGYPSNLHDEINNYSIIAGVVARSEEFDIIHAHDWLTFPAGIHAKRVSGKPLCIHVHATDFDRSRGKVNPTVYAIEKDGMDNADCIMCVSELTRQTVIHQYHQDPRKCFAMHNAVYPLKQEWQDIPRPNHKGKEKVVTFLGRLTMQKGPEYFVEAANMVLHRTRNVRFCMAGSGDMMDQMIYLAAERGIADRFHFPGFMRGKQVYECLKDSDVYVMPSVSEPFGISPLEAMQCGTPTIISKQSGCGEILSNCIKVDYWDIHALADAIYSICHNESLFDYLSEEGKKEVDQITWEKVGARIKDLYLKTLGWK, via the coding sequence ATGAAAGTTTTAATGTTTGGATGGGAGTATCCTCCTCACGTATTTGGTGGTTTGGCAACTGCCAACTTTGGTATCTCCCAGGGACTTCATGCCCAGGGCGATGTTGATATCACATTGTGTCTGCCTCATCCTTTCGGTGATGAGGACCGCAGTGCCTGCAAGATTGTGGCAATGAACAGTGTGCCTATCGCCTGGCGAGATGTAAATCACGACTATGTGCAGCAGCGCGTAGGCAATATCATGAATCCGGACGATTATTTCCGCTACCGTGACCACATCTATGCCGATTTTAATTATATGCATGTAAATGACCTCGGCTGTATGGACTTTGCCGGTGGTTATCCGTCAAATCTTCATGACGAGATCAACAACTATAGCATCATTGCCGGAGTTGTAGCCCGTTCTGAGGAATTTGATATTATCCATGCTCACGACTGGCTTACATTCCCAGCCGGAATTCATGCCAAGCGCGTGAGTGGCAAACCATTGTGCATCCACGTTCATGCTACTGATTTCGACCGTAGCCGTGGAAAGGTGAACCCTACCGTTTACGCTATCGAGAAAGACGGTATGGATAATGCCGACTGCATCATGTGTGTATCCGAACTGACCCGCCAGACGGTGATTCACCAGTATCACCAGGATCCACGCAAGTGTTTCGCCATGCACAATGCCGTATATCCATTGAAGCAGGAGTGGCAGGATATTCCACGCCCAAATCATAAGGGCAAGGAGAAGGTAGTAACCTTCCTGGGACGTCTTACCATGCAGAAGGGACCTGAATATTTCGTTGAGGCTGCCAACATGGTATTGCACCGTACCCGCAATGTGCGTTTCTGTATGGCAGGTTCGGGCGATATGATGGATCAGATGATTTATCTCGCTGCCGAAAGAGGCATTGCCGACCGGTTCCACTTCCCTGGCTTTATGCGCGGCAAACAGGTTTATGAATGTCTGAAAGACAGTGATGTCTACGTGATGCCATCTGTGAGCGAGCCGTTCGGTATCTCACCTTTGGAAGCTATGCAGTGCGGCACACCAACCATTATCTCCAAGCAGAGTGGATGTGGAGAAATCCTGTCCAACTGTATCAAGGTAGACTACTGGGATATCCATGCCCTTGCCGATGCCATCTACAGCATCTGTCACAACGAGAGTCTTTTCGATTATCTCTCAGAGGAAGGCAAGAAAGAAGTAGACCAGATTACCTGGGAGAAAGTGGGAGCCCGCATCAAAGACCTGTACCTCAAGACCTTAGGGTGGAAGTAA
- a CDS encoding glycoside hydrolase family 57 protein, which produces MKTICLYFEIHQITHLKRYRFFDIGTDHYYYDDYENDRSINEIAERSYMPALNALQEMIEKNGKYFKVAFSLSGVGMEQLELHAPQVLEKLQQLNNTGCVEFLAEPYSHGLASLVNEASFKDEVMRQCTKIEEYFGKKPTVLRNSSLIYSDDIGNDVANMGFIGMLTEGAKHVLGWKSPHYVYHCALNPKLKLLLRDVNLSDDISLRFSNSDWDGYPLFADNYMNQIAAFPEEEQVINIFMVLSALGIAQPLSSNILEFMKALPQCAKDRGITFSTPSEICKKIKSVGEVNVPDTLSWVDEERDVSSWLGNPMQREAFNKLYSVADRVRIANDPRINQDWDYLQASNNFRFMTTKPSNVGLDRGIYSSPFDAFTNYMNILGDFITRVNDLYPADVDNDQLEGLLTTIKNQDEELEMKDKEIVRLQAKIEKIEKETDKLRGEKATKAPAKKAAAKSAAKKTPAKKATKAEPTEEKKD; this is translated from the coding sequence ATGAAAACAATTTGTTTATATTTCGAGATACATCAGATTACCCATCTGAAACGCTACCGCTTCTTCGACATCGGTACCGACCATTATTACTATGATGACTACGAGAACGACCGTAGCATCAACGAGATTGCTGAGCGCTCTTATATGCCAGCCTTGAATGCCCTTCAGGAGATGATTGAAAAGAACGGCAAGTATTTCAAGGTAGCTTTCTCGCTTTCGGGTGTGGGTATGGAGCAGTTGGAACTTCATGCTCCTCAGGTACTGGAGAAGCTTCAGCAGCTCAACAATACGGGTTGTGTAGAGTTCCTGGCTGAGCCTTACTCTCACGGACTTGCTTCTCTGGTTAATGAGGCAAGTTTCAAGGATGAGGTGATGCGCCAGTGCACCAAGATAGAGGAATATTTTGGTAAGAAGCCTACCGTATTGCGCAACTCTTCGCTCATCTACAGCGATGATATCGGTAACGATGTTGCCAACATGGGATTCATTGGTATGCTCACCGAGGGTGCCAAGCACGTGCTCGGCTGGAAGTCTCCTCACTATGTTTACCATTGCGCCCTGAACCCTAAGTTGAAGCTCCTTTTGCGCGATGTGAACCTGAGCGATGATATCTCTCTGCGCTTCAGCAACAGCGATTGGGACGGTTATCCACTCTTTGCCGACAACTATATGAACCAGATTGCTGCCTTCCCAGAGGAGGAGCAGGTTATCAATATCTTCATGGTGCTTTCTGCTCTTGGTATTGCCCAGCCTCTGTCAAGCAACATCCTCGAGTTTATGAAGGCACTGCCTCAGTGTGCCAAGGACCGTGGCATCACCTTCTCAACACCTTCAGAAATCTGCAAGAAGATCAAGTCGGTAGGCGAGGTGAATGTGCCTGATACCTTGAGTTGGGTAGACGAGGAGCGTGATGTAAGTTCGTGGTTGGGTAACCCGATGCAGCGTGAGGCTTTCAACAAGCTTTACAGTGTGGCAGACCGTGTACGTATCGCCAACGATCCACGTATCAATCAGGACTGGGATTACCTGCAGGCAAGCAACAACTTCCGCTTCATGACTACCAAGCCAAGCAATGTGGGTCTTGACAGAGGTATCTATTCAAGTCCTTTCGATGCTTTCACTAACTATATGAACATTCTTGGCGACTTCATCACCCGAGTAAACGACCTCTATCCTGCTGATGTTGATAACGATCAGCTTGAGGGCCTGCTTACTACCATCAAGAATCAGGATGAAGAGCTTGAGATGAAGGACAAGGAGATTGTCCGTCTTCAGGCTAAGATTGAAAAGATAGAGAAGGAAACTGATAAACTGCGTGGTGAAAAGGCTACTAAGGCTCCTGCCAAGAAGGCCGCAGCTAAGTCTGCAGCCAAGAAGACTCCTGCCAAGAAAGCAACAAAGGCAGAGCCTACAGAAGAAAAGAAAGATTAG
- a CDS encoding glycoside hydrolase family 43 protein, with product MKIKSHSLLCVLATIALSSPLTAMGINAQKATSKTWNPNLKNGMYRNPVIDADYSDPDVCRVGNDYYMTSSSFQCFPGLQILHSTDLVNWEIIGAALLDDYPVLPEYQGTELDWRKKVQHGNYVWAPSIRYHDGWFYIYCGDPDQGLFMTKTQDPRGPWEPITWVMKEKGLIDCCPLWDEDGKAYLSHGCAGSRAGIKSVLFVAPMSPDGTKVIGPSRIVYDGHEDQPTIEGTKFYKRNGYYYIMSPAGGVKYGWQVELRSKNPFGPYEEYVGMAQGKNKKVNGPHQGAWVDTQNGEDWFLHFQDKHAYGRVVHLQPAKWVNDWLVIGDDKDGDGCGDPVQQWKKPNLPSSGNFQPKESDDFNSVDLGLQWQWNGPYSQYWYFCDAKNSKLRLYGVQQAEDVKNLYDLPNLLLQKLPTENFTATAKVKFIPNRTEAYKEKDKVLGESAGMIMQGMDYAALKFVDTKEEGVVLQYVTCEKAEKGKAEKVVKQVAIKTSKLPQPYTVKYAVDDIPSSRIATQDVWLRVKVHSEGIANQIQAIAEWSYSLDGKKFTKIGNPFTVREGKWIGAKLGFFNTRTAKKNDAAFFDVDWIHFEK from the coding sequence ATGAAAATAAAATCTCATTCACTCCTATGCGTTCTCGCAACCATCGCTTTGAGTTCTCCGCTCACAGCGATGGGGATAAACGCCCAGAAGGCAACATCAAAGACATGGAATCCGAACCTGAAGAACGGAATGTACCGCAACCCGGTTATTGACGCTGACTACTCAGACCCAGACGTATGCCGTGTGGGCAATGACTACTATATGACCTCCTCTTCCTTCCAGTGTTTCCCAGGCTTGCAGATTCTGCACAGCACCGACCTGGTAAACTGGGAGATTATCGGTGCAGCCCTACTCGATGACTATCCTGTATTGCCTGAATACCAGGGAACCGAACTGGATTGGCGCAAGAAGGTTCAGCATGGCAACTATGTGTGGGCACCCTCTATACGCTATCACGACGGATGGTTCTATATCTACTGTGGTGATCCAGACCAGGGACTCTTCATGACCAAGACACAAGATCCACGCGGTCCTTGGGAACCTATCACCTGGGTGATGAAGGAAAAAGGTCTTATCGACTGCTGCCCTCTTTGGGATGAAGACGGCAAGGCTTATCTTTCGCATGGATGCGCCGGTTCAAGAGCCGGTATCAAGTCAGTGCTCTTCGTAGCTCCGATGTCACCTGACGGCACCAAGGTGATTGGTCCTTCACGCATCGTATATGATGGGCATGAAGACCAGCCAACCATCGAGGGAACCAAATTCTACAAGCGCAACGGATATTATTATATCATGAGTCCTGCGGGCGGAGTGAAGTATGGCTGGCAGGTAGAACTGCGTTCCAAGAATCCATTTGGTCCTTACGAGGAATATGTAGGTATGGCACAGGGAAAGAATAAGAAGGTAAACGGCCCTCACCAGGGTGCATGGGTAGATACCCAGAACGGCGAAGACTGGTTCCTCCACTTCCAGGACAAACACGCTTATGGTCGTGTGGTTCATCTGCAACCCGCCAAATGGGTAAACGACTGGCTCGTTATCGGAGACGACAAGGATGGCGATGGCTGCGGAGATCCTGTTCAGCAATGGAAGAAGCCAAACCTGCCATCAAGCGGTAACTTCCAGCCTAAGGAATCGGATGATTTCAACAGCGTAGATTTAGGTCTGCAATGGCAGTGGAACGGTCCTTACAGTCAGTACTGGTACTTCTGTGATGCCAAGAACTCCAAGTTGCGTCTCTATGGCGTGCAGCAGGCAGAAGATGTAAAGAACCTGTATGATTTGCCAAACCTCCTGCTCCAGAAACTCCCTACCGAGAACTTTACTGCTACTGCCAAGGTGAAGTTCATACCTAACCGCACCGAGGCTTACAAGGAGAAAGATAAGGTACTGGGCGAAAGCGCCGGCATGATCATGCAAGGCATGGACTATGCGGCACTCAAGTTTGTTGATACCAAGGAAGAGGGGGTTGTATTGCAATATGTAACCTGCGAGAAGGCTGAGAAGGGAAAGGCTGAGAAGGTGGTAAAGCAAGTGGCCATCAAGACCAGCAAGCTGCCTCAACCTTACACCGTGAAGTATGCCGTAGATGATATTCCTTCTTCCCGCATCGCTACCCAGGATGTATGGCTTCGCGTGAAGGTTCATAGCGAAGGCATCGCCAACCAGATACAGGCTATCGCTGAATGGAGCTACAGTCTGGATGGTAAGAAATTCACCAAGATAGGCAATCCCTTCACTGTGCGTGAAGGCAAGTGGATTGGTGCCAAGCTCGGTTTCTTCAACACCCGCACAGCCAAAAAGAACGATGCAGCCTTCTTCGACGTAGACTGGATTCATTTCGAAAAATAA